In one Cervus elaphus chromosome 9, mCerEla1.1, whole genome shotgun sequence genomic region, the following are encoded:
- the LOC122700396 gene encoding short transmembrane mitochondrial protein 1-like, with the protein MLQFLLGFTLGNVVGMYLAQNYDIPNLAKKLEEIKKDVDAKKKLPSC; encoded by the coding sequence ATGCTCCAGTTCTTACTTGGATTTACTCTCGGCAATGTGGTGGGAATGTATCTGGCTCAAAACTATGACATACCAAACCTGGCTAAAAaacttgaagaaattaaaaaagacgtGGACGCTAAGAAGAAACTCCCTAGTTGCTGA